Genomic DNA from Rubinisphaera margarita:
GGCCTTCGTCTGGTTCGCCGTGTCATGCGAGAATGGCGCGGCTGATGGCATGACAGAGAGGGCTACTCGTGGAGCACGTAGTAAAAACGATCGGTGTCGAGCAGTCGCAGGCTTCCGGTACTGATGTTGCCGTCGTCAATAACGGCATCAATCTGTTGCAGAATTGAAGAGTCGGGCATCGGACCGCTGCCGGCGATGAAGTGAATTCCCAGAGCCCGTTTGATCGCAAATGTATTCTTCTCGACGTCCCACTTTCCGTTGATGGGGGTGACTGCTTCCCACTGTTCGGGGCGAATGAAAGCGGCCAGCTCGGGAGGCAGCGTTCCGGTGGGGGAGT
This window encodes:
- a CDS encoding prepilin-type N-terminal cleavage/methylation domain-containing protein, which gives rise to MLKQPQSGSSDDNLTRKPGGFSLVEMVVVVLVMGIISSVAAVKMFEVSTDAKVNAMATTFADFVRAAELRKQIEGGYFKDSPTGTLPPELAAFIRPEQWEAVTPINGKWDVEKNTFAIKRALGIHFIAGSGPMPDSSILQQIDAVIDDGNISTGSLRLLDTDRFYYVLHE